One Camelina sativa cultivar DH55 unplaced genomic scaffold, Cs unpScaffold00519, whole genome shotgun sequence genomic region harbors:
- the LOC104773369 gene encoding uncharacterized protein LOC104773369, with protein MTTSVGYPSGSSHSTGLIDVDSLFCGKLFKDKTEMRSQMRMYAVKHSFEFHTFKSDNKRYVLKCIDEKCSWRLRATKAKASDSFVVRKYISQHSCDSALRNVSHRQASARTLAGLVSNHFAGGKLPLRPKQLMEIFRNDHGVGVSYSKAWRAQEHASELARGIPADSYEVLPSWFHMIEKKNPGTITYIKADSDNKFRYGFLAFGASIRGFKLMRKVISIDGAHLKSKYKGTLLAASAQDGNFQLYPIAFAVVDSENDASWDCFLRCLKTIIPDEENLVFVSDRASSIATALSVNYVHAHHGICTFHLQKNLETRFRASASLLPIVHDASRAYTQYDFDYLFTQISNGDPDLGEYLWQADIRKWSRAYSPSNRYNIMTYNCAESINSRLKET; from the coding sequence ATGACAACCTCTGTTGGGTATCCATCTGGTTCTTCACACTCAACTGGTCTAATCGATGTTGATTCACTGTTTTGTGGAAAGTTattcaaagacaaaacagaaatgagaaGTCAGATGCGGATGTATGCAGTCAAGCATAGTTTtgagtttcatacttttaagtCAGACAACAAGAGGTATGTTCTTAAATGTATTGATGAAAAATGTAGTTGGAGGCTACGTGCAACTAAGGCTAAAGCATCAGATAGCTTTGTTGTTCGAAAGTATATTAGTCAGCACAGCTGTGACTCTGCTTTAAGGAATGTTAGTCATCGCCAAGCATCTGCAAGGACTTTGGCTGGTTTggttagtaaccattttgcagGAGGAAAGCTTCCTCTCAGACCCAAACAGCTCATGGAAATTTTTAGGAATGACCATGGAGTTGGTGTCTCGTACTCAAAAGCATGGAGAGCTCAAGAACATGCATCAGAACTTGCTAGGGGTATACCTGCTGATAGTTATGAGGTTTTACCGAGTTGGTTTCACatgatagaaaagaagaatccagGTACTATCACTTACATCAAAGCTGATTCTGATAATAAGTTTAGATATGGTTTTCTGGCTTTTGGTGCATCAATTAGAGGTTTTAAGTTGATGAGAAAAGTTATTTCTATTGATGGCGcccatttgaaatcaaaatataaaggGACTTTGCTTGCTGCATCAGCTCAGGATGGTAATTTTCAGTTGTATCCTAttgcttttgctgttgttgattctgagaatgatgcATCATGGGATTGTTTTTTGCGGTGTTTGAAGACTATTATTCCTGATGAAGAGAATCTAGTTTTTGTGTCTGATCGGGCTTCTTCAATTGCAACTGCGCTATCAGTAAATTATGTACATGCTCATCACGGGATCTGCACTTTCCACTTGCAAAAGAACCTGGAAACACGATTTAGAGCTtcagcttctcttcttccaaTTGTTCATGATGCTTCAAGAGCTTACACTcagtatgattttgattatttgttcacTCAAATTTCCAATGGTGATCCGGATCTTGGAGAATATCTTTGGCAAGCTGATATTAGGAAATGGTCACGTGCATATTCTCCTTCAAACCGGTATAACATTATGACATATAATTGTGCCGAGTCCATTAACTCCAGGTTAAAAGAGACTC